The Cygnus olor isolate bCygOlo1 chromosome 2, bCygOlo1.pri.v2, whole genome shotgun sequence genome contains the following window.
GCATCACTGATTGATGAAGCCAAGCAGTATGCCTAAAAAACACAAAGAGCCAAAGATTCAGTTCAACTTATTAAGGTTACTCTTGCTCTTCTTTAATTTGAATAGAATTGCTGTGCTAATTCTCAAAACTAATTGAGGTAGTTTTCAAGACAAAAAGGAACAATTCAGTCAATTTGCAAGTTACAACACAAGGGAGTGAACTTCAAGCATGCATTTAATACACAAGTTAAATGCCAGACACCACACCTAGACAAGCTTGAGCTAGTTACCATCAGGACAAAAACAATCCTTCAAGTTATTTTTCACCATGCTGATGCTACCAATTTATGATCTTCAGTGGGGCTACTCATTCCAAGCACTAGTTGTTATGAGGAATCTAGAAGACACAAAGCATGCAACTATATCAGGATGCCTACATTCAACGTGATGTGGAGTTGTATCACTTAtattacagaatatttaaattgaaggaaaaaaagtgtttcaagtGAGGTTTTTTCCCACAAGTATTGCAGTATTATGATTAAACAGCTACTCATCCTGATAGGAAATACTAAGATTTTTAGAACACAAAACTAGATGATTTACGATCATCTCATGACCACCAAAGGACAATGCATTTTAACACTTGCTATCCAAAACCCCAACATATGGCATTCCTTGTTTATTGGTGAATAGATGAAGAGCACGCGCCTCTCCTGGTGCTTTTCCTGCACCAACAGAAGCAACAAGCTCTGCATCATCTCAGCCCATatcctttttaatattccaaTTTCAGAGATttgtgaaagacaaaatatgCTGTTGTACAGCAATTAACACATTATGACCTGTCATAGAAAAGCATAATCAAGTTCAGAGTTACCCTGAAGAGACCCTCCTGCTTCTGAACAGTTTCCTAGATTGCTGCTCCTTGTCAGTGCACTCACATTTAATCCAGTCCCTCCTTGCAGCAAGTTGGGTTGTGAGACAACAGttaagcaggaagaaaaaatgaagtttttcctCTGAGCAACAACTGCCTACACGTTTTAATGATTCCCTTGTGCTTAGTACAAACTGCACAAGTCAGTGATAGGGCATCCTTTCATCACTGAAAGAAACACACGTACCTTCTTCCCGCAAGCTATTGCGATGGTAGAGTGAGTACCCCTGCAACAAAGCACTACTATTCGGCAGCTTGGTACTATGAGAAcagttgttttctctcttaagGGCAGATACTCCTTTATTATGATAGGGCTTGGCAGCTCTCTGTTATGTCCAAGCAGTGCACTGGGAGGAGACAGTTTCAGACCTAGGAAATAACAGCTCTGATGTCTCCAGGTCAGCACACCAGCGATGGATGGTGGCAGGCACGTGACAGCAGCCCTGCGCTCCCTGCAAGGCTCGGACCGAAGGCGCTCCAGCCTTGGCTACCAACAGGTCGCGTTACAGCAGAGACGAAAACCCAGTCTGCTACAGACAGTATTCACAAATCCATTAATTGGAATACAACAATGGGGGAATTACACATTAACCCCCCACcttccaaaaataaagctttttttttttgaggctggTTGGTATTTAGACAGGTTATAACGCGTATCTTCTCTGACATGCGTTAGATTTATGGAAAGAGTGAATCCATTAAAAAGAGGTCACCTTGGACCTTAATGTTTGACTTGTATGAACAATAACCTTTAAATAAGCAGTACCGAAAGCAGTCAGCAACTTCCGTGCAGGTTTTTAACTTCAAGGTAAAGAACCCAGGTGGTGAAACGCAAGCCTTCCACCAGCGCTATTCATCTAAACATCgcaggaaagacaaaaagatcGCTACAACTTGCTCTGGGTTTAGTGTGAGTCTTTAGAGGGCCTCTGCTTTTTGGTGAATTCAGAGCGGCTTCGCCTCCTGCCTCGACACCACGCGGTCCTGTCTCTGCAGGCGGCTCTTCGGAGCCGCggacagctctgctgcccagccGCTCTCctcttttgggggggggggggaaataaatacaagaaactTTTTGAACTTCTGTTTTCCCTCGCCTTCCTCAGGGCCGAGAACTCCAAAAGAGGAACGAGCTGATACTAACCGGTGCCTAGAGAGTGTTCGGGGCCGGTTTGAGAATAAACAGCGGAGGCATATGATCCAATTAAACTCTAATTATGTAAGTAGCAGGCAAGAGTTATTTACACAGGCACCGATTAAAGCCCCGAGCCGCCGGCCAGGCAGGCTGCGCTTCCCCCCGCACCGTGCCCTTACCTCCGAACAGGTGCGGCGAGAGGTGCGCGGGCAGCGAGCCGATGACGAGCCGGGGCCCCCCGGAGCCACCACCGGAGCCTCCTccgccaccaccaccgccaccacccCCGGGGGCCCGCTCCCGGCCGCCCTCCTCCGGGGTGCTGCTGACCGAGTCCTGCGAGCCGTAGGGGCCGCTGCTGTGGGGGATGCTGAAGGCGGACTGCGCGGCGCGGGCCCccgcggcggtggcggcgccTCCCAGGGACCTGCTGCGGGGCGCCGACCCCGCGGCTCCCCCCGAGgccgccgctgccgctgccGAGCCGCCGGGAGCGGCGTGAGGAGCCGCCGGCGCCGCCAGGTGCGCGgaccgcccgccgccgcccgccgcccgcccgccggtGCCGTtagcgccgccgccgctgctggaggaggaggaggagggcaggtcCCCGCCCGAGTACGCCCGGGTGCGGCCGTTGGCGGCGGTCGGGCTGCTCTGCTTCGCCCCCATGGTCCCGCCGCTGCCcttcgccgccgccgccgccttcccGGGGGCGCTGGGAGTCCGGCCCCGGCGGGGGCGCTGCGAGGcgcggggaggggagagggcgAGCTCGGCGGCTCGGTGCGGAGAGGGGAGAGCCGCCCGCCGCGATCCGGCTCagcgggcggccccggcgcgGCCGCTGCTCGCGGCTCCGCGGCGCCACCATGAGCTGCTCGGCACGGCGCTGGCTCCCCCAGAGCGGCGGCACGGACCCGCCgccggtgctgctgctgctgtcgcTGCCGTCCCCGCTGCCGCTACCGCCGCCATCCTCCGCCGCCGAGCTCTGAGGGGGGCACCGGCGGCAGCAGCGCCGGCCCCGAGGCCGCCCGCCCAGCGCCGTGTGCCTGTGGCGAGGGaggcgggacggggcgggcaCGGCGGCGCAGCCGCTCCTCCGCCGTGTGTCGCCATGCTGGGGGCGGCACCGGGCGGCGGGACGGGCACGGGGACGGAGCGTGAGGGCCGTCTCCACGCGCCGGGACTCTGCTCCCCTCAGCAGCCGCCGCCTCACGCACCCCGAAGGCCCCCCCGCCAAGGGGTCGCGGCCGGCTGAGGAAAGCTCCCCTTGTTATCCCTAAGAGCTGTGCCCGGACAGGGACTGACCCCAAGTGCTGGCCCTGTGAATTGTTCCCCTGGGGATAACAGGCTCCGTTTGCTCACCACGGAACAATTCGAGGCAAAATATTGCTTTGTTCTTCACCGGTACGTGATGCTGAGTGTCGTGTGCCTTGAATGTGTACAAGCGTGATTCCTGCCATCAGTCATCCGGGGTGAGCTGCTTGTTTTTATGGGTTGCTGCCTGCCATCAGGTACGGTATGTCGCCGTGGAGTAGTGGAGCAGTGCTACACACCACCCCGGGACTCGGCCCTGCGGTCTCGGTAGCGTTTCCAGCTGCATTCACGCCAACATCACCATGGCACGGCACCCGTGGTATTTTACAATTAACACAGCAAAAGAGATCAGCACCTTAATTCATATACAAAGCATtactctgctgcttctgagaaTGCTCGCTCTCAGACGTGAATAGGCGCAGAGgcctcccttttccccctcctttccccatcTCCATTACAGCTGCGTGCagctggacctggtgcttagggacatggtttagtgggtgacactggtagtagggtgatggttggaccagctgatcttggaggtcttttccaaccttaatgattctgtggttctatgatttatttttattttttggtatcAGTGCAGCTGGCAGTTCAGTTTGCAAAAAGAGGTACCACCGCttgggatggaggaggaggttACCAACACTAACTACTCATTCCCGCACCAGTTTCCTGGATGGCTGAGCCACTTTGTGAGTAATCCGAACCCTGTTTAGAAGATCCTGCTGTAAACTGTTGCTGGTTTCAGTACAAGGCAGCAATTCCACAGCTGTCTCATGAACAGATTGTTCATGGGGCTGGGCAGACAGCTGGGGTTGATAATGTGCTGTCCCATGCTATGCCATCCCTGCTTGTGAACGATGAGCTGCAGTCTCTGCTAGCAGGGGCAGATACCCCAAGGTAGACCAAGCATGGACACTTTCTAGCTCagtttcctaaagaaaaaaagaaagtgtgatCGTGCTATCTGCTATACCTCTAGCTCCTTTTGAAACCCTTGGACAGCTTGAGCCAAATCTCTCAGAGATGCTAACGGTATAGGAAGCAACCAGTCATTCAGAAGCTACCTTCTACATGACAGAGGTCCTATTAATGTTcccacagaaggaaaagctaCAATAGGAGTAGTTGCTTGATCCCAAGAATCCAGATGGGGAAAGGATGTTGCCGACGTGACTGATAATTTCTGCCTCTCACAGAATGCTCATTACATGTCCAGCCCTATTGGAGAAGGTTTAGAGGACAATGTGCTAATAGCTTCATGGAGTTCTTAAAATTCCCGCTAGTGAGTAGTAGTGAAGCTGGCTGGTAGgataaacagcattttgaaaatactgcattGCTACACAGTACCACAGTACCGTCTGTAATTTCCTTACAGTGATTCTAAGAGTTGAGCAGgtattaaatacagattttatttggCTATGACTAACCTTTTATTAAGTTTAGAATTAAATAGTAAAGCctatggggggaaaaaaagccctcaaGACATCCAAAGAGTTATTCAGTGTTACAGTCAGCAAATTACCTTTAACAGCACAGAATATTTCATAGAAGAGAAgtcagctgcagaaagcaagtcACAACAACAGGACAGCTCTGTCTCCTTCTCAGAGAGCAGGGATATTCACTCAgatgtgattttctttcttttcttccattggCTTCCATGCATTTCAGGCATTTAAGTTTAATATTTGCAGATCTCTCACTTTCAAGTGTGAATCTAAACAGGATACATATCTTAGAGAATGCCTACATCTTTAGAAAAGCGATGTGGCATGCTTCTGAGCCAGCTTTCTCCCCTCCATCCTTCCTGGTCCCTCTTATAAATGATTGAATAGAATTTCTTCTACCTATGGAAATTTGCTCTCTATAGCCAATAGTACAGTTAGGTTTTCAAACTAATGTTTCTTCTAACAAATGACTTTACAAGCACTAAGTCCTGTAGAGGCAAGTACCTGGCACTGTAGCTTCCACCCATTTGTTCATTAATATGCTCCAGAAGTAGTTTGCATAAAATTTTCAATTTCCTACCcagcacagaaaataatcatTGGCAAGAGGAAACAGtgcaaagagaaagcagaacatATTGCTGCTGACCAAATTTCCATAGATCTCTGGGACTCAGCGGAAAGTACATAGTTGTATGAAAATTAACTTCCATGGGCCTACGTGGATGAATGCTGTTATTATTCCTGTAGAAACATATCTAGGGAATCTTATTCATAATTAAATAAGCATGAAATAGGAACTAACCTTGTTCCTTGTCCAggatactggaaaaaatatggtTTAGACAGGCAAATACACTTGCTGTTCTTTGTTGTAAGCTGTATACCTCCATTTTAGTTCTGGTTACACTACCTTTTCTATCagcaagtgaaaataataagCTTGTTTCTTCACcagtttccttaaaaatacCAAGTGACAGGTGTGCCCTAAGAACACAAAATTGGCTATAAGCTCATAACATTGCACATCTTGGAAACTGTGTGCTGATAAATGGAACAGGGTCTGAATTTTGGTTAACGTTGAGCTGTGCTGATGGATcatcctccctctcccctcctgttCACTTCTTCAGTGGCTTTTACAGGGTGACTACAATAGCTTTTCAAGCAAAGTTTCATCTCTGGCAAAAGCATCTGACGCTGGACTGAAAAAGCCAGCCAGAAGTTCAAACTCTGCTCAGAGTTAATCAGGTAGTCCTTTTTGAAGGACAGTGGCTGAAAAAACAATAGCAAATACTCATAACATAGAGTTTAATTTTCTAGTAACTAAGATTCACTCCTAGTAGGGCATGGGGAAACTAGATTTGCTGTTCAGGTACTGAACTAGGGGTGCATGCTGTGGTTGGAAAAGATCAGTGAGGTTTTTACATTACTGTACGTTTCAggtgtttaaaataaatcacactgCACAACACCTCTCCACAGATACTGAAAGTAACGTTCAGTTGctcacacagaaagcaaaacagaactgtttcaTCCCTCTCAACTACCAATTTTGTAAAATTCACATGCCTTGCACCTGCAGGTTGTTTAAGCCATCCGGCTGACCAAACTGTCCTCAGGTATGTTCACATCTCTATGCTAAAGGAAAAAGGCCCTGTATTGTCCCTGGCAGTACAACTACGAATTACACATAAACCTATTGTAGGCATCTTTTTATGATGCATTTTGATATCAGTGTATCTCCACCTGGTAGCTGGTATCCTGAGATATGTAGCAGACCTTACTATTCCATAtcttagatttttatttgcacTGAATAACACTTTGTTCATGTTGGTTTTAATCCTGCAAAATTTATGCACATGCTTACACTGGTGCAGTAAAAACAGTCCTGCACTATGCTGTCATCGGTcttcacaaaataataataaaaaaaatgagcagCTCTGAAAGTCTTTCCAGATTTGGGTCCTAAAATTATTCTGGAAATGTGTGGTTACTTATGGTTTTAATGTGAGGAAGTTTATCCTTGTTTTATAGAGATTCTGCTTAGAaccttctgctttttgtttgaagtttatgcttttctgaagtttatGTTACACCATAAACAATATGCTGTATTTTGTACACTGGAGTCACCCATGTGGAAAGATAATGTTCACAAAAAAAGATAACctagtcttaaaaataaattaacatttttccttaaCTTACAGATTGGCCATTTTGTACAGGAAGAAATACGTGGAAATAATTTACTTGAAGAAATGGCAATTTGTGCTGTGCATTCCACTACATCTGCTATGAAGTAGTACGATAAGAAATACACTTTAGTCTAACAGTTCTAATGGGTAGGTGTATTCACCATAATAATTTCTAAGCTGTTCTACATTCAGAGTTGGATTATTGTAGCCAGTGAGTACCACAGTATTCACCAAGGCCAAATGCCATTCACATGAATTTGCCATTTGAGTGCATAATCAGGCAGTAACTTGTTCTCTAATAAACTGCATTAGTTCTACTCGTtagtttgttgggtttttttgttacCATCTTTGCATGCAGTATCCCATTCTATATACTTCCTGACCTTTCATACATCTAGAGCCCCCCCAATGCTATCTTTCTTCAAAAGCTACAGCACAGACCTCTTTTGTTATGTGCTCAAGGAATAACTGAAGACAAATAGTGGCTTAGGCCATGCCCATGCCTACACTAAAGGCATTTGCACCAATTCATAAATGAAGTGACATCAATCTGTGT
Protein-coding sequences here:
- the ZNRF2 gene encoding E3 ubiquitin-protein ligase ZNRF2, with the protein product MGAKQSSPTAANGRTRAYSGGDLPSSSSSSSGGGANGTGGRAAGGGGRSAHLAAPAAPHAAPGGSAAAAAASGGAAGSAPRSRSLGGAATAAGARAAQSAFSIPHSSGPYGSQDSVSSTPEEGGRERAPGGGGGGGGGGGSGGGSGGPRLVIGSLPAHLSPHLFGGFKCPVCSKFVSSDEMDLHLVMCLTKPRITYNEDVLSKDTGECAICLEELQQGDTIARLPCLCIYHKGCIDEWFEVNRSCPEHPSD